tgtatttttttcaaatttggtcctcgctcacttggtttttatttttgttttgaatttttttgtgaatttattgacttagaattttcaatatttgatgatatttgagattttagctcttaatattttgatctttaatttttattattagctcttttatcaaatttaaatttgttttaaattcatcattgcatttataattttgatttttttttaatttcatcactcttggtattttcattaatattttttttaattttatctttcatcattttaatttttagaatttgacaatcattttttttccagttttttttctataacgtagggtcattaatttttttaaaataaatttacagcACTTAACACAttgatttttatgctttttaaaaaatcagctCGGCTCGTAGCTTTGCACATCATCAAGCTATCTAGTCAAGTCCAAAAAAACCACAAACGCCTTCACGTCCGTCAGATCTGAACAATCAAACGGTggaaattaaccaaaaaatcgACCGTTGGAGGTCCTTGCGTCTCTTCAGAAGGAGTCTTCTTTGACTCGTTGACTTCGTTTGCTTGCTTGCGCGCTCTCGTTTTCCACATCACCAGACgcaaacaaatacaagaaacagagaaagaatTTGCAGAGATTTCAGAGAGATAAAGGGTTTGTAGAGAGAGATAAAAGGTTTGAAGAAGGGTGGCGATCAATAACGCTGAAGAAGGAAAGGCACGAAGTAGTCTTCTCCAAGAgtttttatcatcaatatttGAAAGAGTCTTTGGTCAGAATCAAGAAGAAAACACAATGGGTTCAAGAAATCTTGTTGTTTCTTATCAACAACAACccagaggtaaaaaaaaaaaatcggttttCGGGTCttggtttcttaattttttttttctgggttttgtttctttttgcgTTTCTGTTTCATTTTTTGTGGTTCGAACGGCTATTTGTGGTTTTTATGAGTGAAAGGTTATTTCTTTGTGGTTTTGGTTCTGCTTTAGGTTTGATCATGGTATTTGATATGGTTTAGGTAAAAACTACTTgttgggttttggttttggtttttgtttatcgtttgtttcctttttgtatttgaagGGTTCTTTATGATCTGGTCTGAATGCATGCATAGGTGATTCTTTCTTTGGGTTTGGTTCCTTTATAGTTTGTTCATGTGTGTGATTAAGGTTTTGATGCATGATAATTTggtttataataaaaagaaatttacttTTAAGAGTCCTTTATTGAATCTGCAAAATGGGATTGATTTCTGTTCCTTTTTTGAGgcttactttctttctttcttcgcTTTTTTTGTTTGAGGGTATTTCCTATTCTCTTATAGTATGGTTTTGTTGTTTGATTAATTGATAGAATATAGAGGCAATTGCCTTAAGATTTCGCTGTCTATTTGCATATTAGATTTCTGTCCTTACCAATAGTAATTCTTTCACATTTTCAGTTTTGATATTGGGATTGTCTTGTTTGATGGGAAGCATGGTTGGATCATTGGCATTCTGATTTCACGAGTATCTTTCagtccttccttttcttctttgatgtattgattttttttgtgtgtccTTTATCGTATTCTCTTGAATTTGATGCTGATATTATCATGTTTTAACACATTGGGTgtcttttatcaattttgtactgtcttataactttttttttttttgtaaacatgTTTTCTGTAAACTTTACACTgctagattaattttatttccttttcttttaggagAAGCGAAGCAGAAGGCTTTTGCACCAGCAGATGGAAGGAATAGAAGAGTGCTTCAAGATATTGGCAATTTAGTGAATGATCGTGTATCTTTGCAAGGGAAGGTTAGCTAACATTTTTTGGTGTGACCATTTTGTAACCGGGAGTCGGGTTCttttggaacctcacctaatgAATGCATTCAACACCTTCTTGCAGAAACCAATCACAGAAGTTGTAGATTCTGTGGTTGCTCGTAATGTGAGGGCTCCTGCAGCTACAAAGGTACCAGCAGCAGCAATAAAGAAGGTTAACGAGAAGCATAGACCTGAGGATGTCATTGTGATAAGCTCTGAGGAAACAGAAAAGAGTAAACCTGTTAGCAGAGTACCAAGGAAAGAAGTCAAGACACTCACTTCAATCCTCACTGCTCGAAGCAAGGTAATCAGAGAGTTTCGCTTCTGGTTTATGTATAATTTGTTCTATccttttgattgtttatttacTGATGTGGTTTGTAACACTAGGCCGCTTGTGGTAAGCCTGAGGATACACTGGTGGAAATTGATGCTGCTGATGTTAATAATGAGTTGGCAGTAGTTGAATACGTTGATGATATGTACGAGTTTTACAAGCTTACAGAGGTAAAGATATcccctctctctatatatatctatctatctctctctctctctctctctctctctctctctctctctctctctctctctctctctgtgacACACACATTAACATAACGAGTTTTATGCAGGTTGACAGTAGGGTACATGACTACTTGCAATTCCAACCAGACATCAATGCAAAGATGAGATCGATCCTCGTAGATTGGCTGATTGATGTTCATCGAAAGTTTTTACTAATGCCGGAAACTCTCTATCTTACCATAAATATTGTGGATAGGTTCCTAGCATTGAAGTTGGTACCAAGGAGGGAACTTCAGTTGGTTGGCATCAGCTCAATGCTTATAGCTTGCAAGTACGAAGAAATATGGGCACCAGAGGTGCAGTATTCTTCACTTTTCAATATTATTGCctttgcatttttgttttttctgttgaaCTCACTCTCCAGACATGATGATTCTTTTGTTCTCAAATTTACAGGTTAATGACTTTGTTCGCATATCTGACAATGCCTATATAAGAGAGCAAGTTCTGGCAATGGAGAAAGAAATCTTAGGAAAGCTAGAGTGGTATCTAACAGTTCCAACACCCTATGTTTTCCTTGTTAGATACATCAAGGCCTCTATTCCATCCGATGAAGAGGTACCAATGCAACattgttataattttgttttcaagccCTGCTTTTTCATGTTGATACCTCCTTGATATGGCTCATCATAATTAAGCTAATGTTTCACTGATGTAGACAGAGAATCTGGTGTTCTTCCTGTCTGAACTTGGTCTGATGCAATATCCGGTTGTTGTCAAGTATGGTCCTTCAAAAATTGCCGCATCAGCAGTGTATGCTGCTCGATGCACTCTGGATAAGATCCCTTTCTGGACTGAAACTTTAAAGCACCACACTGGCTACACTGAAGATATGTT
This region of Populus trichocarpa isolate Nisqually-1 chromosome 9, P.trichocarpa_v4.1, whole genome shotgun sequence genomic DNA includes:
- the LOC7475040 gene encoding G2/mitotic-specific cyclin S13-7 encodes the protein MGSRNLVVSYQQQPRGEAKQKAFAPADGRNRRVLQDIGNLVNDRVSLQGKKPITEVVDSVVARNVRAPAATKVPAAAIKKVNEKHRPEDVIVISSEETEKSKPVSRVPRKEVKTLTSILTARSKAACGKPEDTLVEIDAADVNNELAVVEYVDDMYEFYKLTEVDSRVHDYLQFQPDINAKMRSILVDWLIDVHRKFLLMPETLYLTINIVDRFLALKLVPRRELQLVGISSMLIACKYEEIWAPEVNDFVRISDNAYIREQVLAMEKEILGKLEWYLTVPTPYVFLVRYIKASIPSDEETENLVFFLSELGLMQYPVVVKYGPSKIAASAVYAARCTLDKIPFWTETLKHHTGYTEDMLRDCAKLLVHFHTAAAESKLKAVYKKFSSADRGAVALLTPARSLSSELP